In Nicotiana tabacum cultivar K326 chromosome 19, ASM71507v2, whole genome shotgun sequence, one DNA window encodes the following:
- the LOC142173507 gene encoding uncharacterized protein LOC142173507, producing MTTLCKKVESIEEEIHILKKTASGQQHDLKNAEIRRSKVSKIPELEGDVEKHLKTHNSLLNAVAGSSTASSLSAKKKEEIKPRYTNTNMNNLFSKPFIQKNIQNTQKEIFLPPQINTYKESLNQAKKTYNHITRTYIDNIYKIQNFLNKNPRSQTTQNPDEDYITHYLTGYNKLIALPNTNAKLVATCYNYGLLDTVYTQTGQEIATIPEVYRAFMQYKRITKGTLFYIRFYSATAEILYEEIKPIIQVIKIGLTREMLVPEKIEEQEEIEKINIPDFYANKRIIGISTILNELANNYLNQNAIWSYYSREQTMIYSNCREIREPDMEELRQWDNYAFRIHVRSEEGHYSKT from the exons ATGACTACACTTTGTAAAAAAGTGGAAAGCATAGAAGAAGAGATACATATATTAAAGAAAACAGCTAGTGGTCAGCAGCATGACTTGAAAAATGCGGAGATAAGACGATCGAAAGTCTCTAAAATTCCAGAGCTAGAAGGTGACGTTGAGAAACACCTAAAAACTCATAACAGTTTGTTAAATGCAGTTGCAGGAAGTAGCACAGCTAGCAGTTTATctgcaaagaagaaggaagaaattaaacctagatatacaaatacaaatatgaacaatctattttcaaaaccattcatacagaaaaatatccaaaatacccaGAAAGAAATATTCCTACCACCACAGATAAACACCTACAAAGAAAGCCTAAACCAAGCCAAAAAGACATACAACCATATAACCCGTACATATATAGACAacatatataaaatacaaaacttcctaaacaaaaatccaagatcCCAAACTACCCAAAATCCAGATGAAGATTATATTACTCATTATCTAACAGGATATAATAAACTAATAGCATTACCAAATACAAATGCAAAACTAGTAGCCACTTGCTACAATTACGGATTACTAGATACAGTATATACACAGACAGGACAAGAAATAGCTACCATACCAGAAGTATACAGAGCATTTATGCAGTACAAAAGAATAACCAAAGGAACACTATTCTATATACGATTCTATTCAGCTACAGCAGAGATACTATATGAAGAAATAaaacccatcatacaagttatcaAGATCGGACTTACAAGGGAAATGCTAGTACCggaaaaaatagaagaacaagaagagatagaaaaaataaatattccagaCTTTTATGCAAATAAAAGGATTATCGGAATATCCACTATACTAAATGAACTAGCAAACAACTACCTAAACCAGAATGCTATTTGGAGTTATTATTCAAGAGAACAGACAATGATATATTCAAACTGCAGAGAAATACGAGAACCAGATATGGAAGAATTAAGACAATGG GACAACTATGCCTTCCGCATTCATGTAAGGTCCGAAGAAGGACATTACTCAAAGACTTGA
- the LOC107784429 gene encoding uncharacterized protein LOC107784429, whose amino-acid sequence MAMKPVKYCVVDAFTDAAFKGNPAAVCLLEEEKDDKWLQSVAAEFNISETCYLTPLTLSNVANPTFGLRWFTPVTEVDICGHATLAAAHFLFAYGFVKTDTIEFSTKSGILAAKRVAEAKASNSQDDWPTGYSIELDFPVVQVAETNSADIAAISKSLNGASVVEINETSQGYYVILLPSGEAVAECQPQFAQIMNFPGRGIVITGPAPKGSDFDFYSRCFWPKFGINEDPVCGSAHCALTPYWHKKLGKCDFVALSASPRGGVINVHLDEENQRVFLRGKVAAVMEGSLLV is encoded by the exons ATGGCCATGAAACCCGTGAAATACTGTGTG GTGGATGCCTTCACTGACGCAGCATTCAAAGGGAACCCAGCAGCCGTTTGCttattagaagaagaaaaagatgacaAATGGTTACAGTCTGTTGCTGCTGAGTTCAATATCTCTGAAACTTGTTATCTCACTCCACTTACCCTATCTAATGTAGCTAACCCCACATTTGGCCTTCGTTGGTTCACTCCAGTTACTGAG GTAGATATATGTGGACATGCAACGCTAGCAGCTGCACACTTTCTATTTGCCTATGGCTTTGTTAAAACTGATACGATTGAGTTTTCAACAAAGTCAGGAATTTTAGCTGCCAAAAGAGTAGCAGAAGCCAAAGCTTCAAATTCTCAGGACGATTGGCCAACAGGTTACTCAATTGAATTGGATTTTCCTGTTGTCCAAGTAGCCGAGACGAATTCTGCTGATATTGCTGCAATTTCTAAAAGCTTGAATGGTGCATCTGTGGTTGAGATCAATGAGACATCTCAGGGCTATTATGTT ATATTGCTCCCGTCAGGAGAGGCAGTGGCGGAATGCCAACCTCAGTTTGCTCAAATAATGAATTTCCCTGGCAGAGGAATAGTAATAACTGGACCTGCTCCAAAGGGTTCTGACTTTGATTTCTATAGTCGCTGCTTCTGGCCAAAGTTCGGAATCAATGAG GATCCTGTTTGTGGAAGTGCTCATTGTGCTTTGACTCCTTATTGGCATAAAAAGCTTGGCAAATGTGACTTTGTTGCTTTATCG GCCTCACCTAGAGGTGGCGTTATTAACGTGCATCTAGACGAGGAGAATCAGAGGGTATTTCTGAGAGGGAAAGTTGCTGCTGTCATGGAAGGTTCTCTTCTAGTTTAA
- the LOC107784428 gene encoding putative aspartic proteinase GIP1 has translation MLECQLLHRKMLPNKLISVTLFFFASSLLISTSFSAVLAPITKDHATRLYSLSVYLKTPPNLTNLLLDLGASFSWVDCSSNNYISSTYRTLYCDSPLCSALGSRACAKCFHSPSPDCSNNPCTLSPLNSVTHKSSTGKAIVDSLALPVTDGRNPGQLRSFSEFLLSCSKSSLLKGLTKGVTGLAGLGRSRFSLTAQVSTAFSSSRTFALCLSGSPSAPGVAFFGTPGPYYFLPEIDLSKTLRFTPLLLNPVQSDYFINLTSIKVNGVTVQLNRKILAVDEHGFGGTKLSTVTPYTLLHSSIYKALTETFVNQSTKLNLTVTNPVEPFKVCYNADEVMETRVGPAVPTVDLVMHGDDVFWRIFGSNSMVRIFRDGVNVWCLGFLDGGVKTKTSIIIGGHQMEDNLLQFDLRQQRLGFSSSVLVYNTTCSNFNFTTASNLS, from the exons ATGTTAGAATGCCAACTTCTTCACAGAAAAATGCTTCCCAATAAACTCATCAGCGTCACCCTTTTCTTCTTTGCTTCTTCTCTCCTCATTTCTACTTCCTTTTCAGCCGTTTTAGCACCCATTACCAAAGACCATGCAACTCGTCTCTACTCACTCTCAGTTTACCTCAAAACCCCTCCAAACCTCACAAATCTCCTTCTTGATTTGGGCGCTTCTTTCAGTTGGGTTGATTGTTCCAGTAATAACTACATTTCCTCTACTTACCGAACCCTCTACTGTGATTCCCCTTTGTGCTCTGCTCTTGGCTCACGCGCTTGTGCCAAGTGTTTTCACTCTCCTAGCCCTGATTGTTCTAATAATCCCTGTACGCTCTCTCCTTTAAATTCTGTAACACACAAATCGTCGACCGGAAAGGCTATTGTTGACTCGCTTGCGTTGCCGGTCACTGACGGTCGGAATCCGGGTCAGCTCAGGAGTTTTTCTGAGTTCTTGTTATCTTGCTCTAAGTCGTCTTTGTTGAAAGGCCTTACGAAAGGTGTAACCGGTTTGGCCGGTTTAGGCCGGTCCAGATTCTCACTCACCGCACAG GTTAGCACTGCCTTTTCATCTTCACGCACTTTTGCGCTATGTCTATCCGGTTCGCCTTCGGCTCCTGGAGTGGCTTTCTTCGGTACACCTGGACCGTATTACTTTCTGCCTGAAATTGACCTCTCAAAAACCCTCCGGTTCACCCCACTTCTTTTGAACCCGGTTCAGAGTGACTATTTCATTAATTTGACTTCCATAAAAGTCAACGGTGTTACTGTACAACTGAACCGGAAGATCCTAGCCGTTGATGAACATGGTTTCGGTGGGACCAAGCTGAGCACCGTAACTCCATACACCTTACTACATAGTAGCATCTACAAAGCGTTAACCGAGACATTTGTAAATCAATCAACTAAGCTCAACCTCACAGTAACAAATCCTGTGGAACCATTTAAGGTTTGTTATAATGCAGATGAGGTAATGGAGACTAGGGTGGGACCAGCCGTGCCGACCGTTGATCTCGTGATGCACGGTGATGATGTGTTTTGGAGGATATTCGGATCAAATTCAATGGTTAGGATATTTCGAGATGGTGTTAATGTTTGGTGTTTAGGATTTTTAGATGGTGGGGTTAAGACTAAGACATCTATTATAATCGGGGGACATCAAATGGAGGACAATCTATTGCAATTTGATTTGAGACAACAGAGATTAGGGTTTAGTTCATCAGTTTTGGTATACAACACCACATGTTCCAATTTCAACTTTACAACTGCTAGTAACTTGAGTTGA